AGCAGCACCGCAACTTCTTCGCCTTCCTGCTCGAATCGATTCGCGCTCAACTCCAAAACCAAACCGCCCCCAGACTGCTCCGCAGCTAAGGCCGTGAACGGTTACAGAAATTTGACGCCAACGGAGACGGCCAACTCGATCGCAATGAACTCACAACCGCTCAGGCCGAGCGAAAAAAACGGCGGGAAAGCAAACTCGCCAAGAAGTAAACTAGGCATTTCGAATCTTCTCGCGCTGTTCGCGCACATGCTTGGTCGCATTGCGCGTATCGATGACGAGTTGCGAGTGCTCGACGATGAAATCGTAGTCGTACGCCGAGTGATCGGTGGCAATCAGCACGCAATCTTGCGCCGCCAGATACTTCGCGGTTAGTTCCTGGCTCGACAAGTCGGGCACCTCATGGTGTCGCATTTTCGGCAGCCGCGGCACATGCGGGTCGTTGTATGTGAGCTCTGCCCCGCGTGCGAGCAATAGCTCCATCAGTGTAAATGACGGGCTTTCGCGAGGGTCGTCTACGTCCTTCTTGTACGCCATACCGAGCAAGCTGATATTACTCCCCTTGATCGGCTTACCTTGCTCGTTGAGCGCCTCGGACAGTCGCTGAACGACGTATTGCGGCATGAATGCGTTCACTTCACCGGCCAGTTCGATAAATCGGGTCGTCAGACCGTTTTTGCGCGCCAGCCACGTCAAATAAAACGGGTCGATCGGGATACAGTGGCCGCCCAAGCCAGGCCCGGGATAAAACGCCTGGAACCCAAACGGCTTGGTTTTCGCGGCCTCGATGACTTCCCAAATATCCAACCCCATCCGGTCAAACAGCATCTTGAGTTCGTTGACCATCGCAATGTTGACGGCTCGATAGGTGTTTTCCAAGATCTTGCACGCCTCGGCCACCTCGCAACTGGAAACTGGAATCGTCTTATCGACTGCCAACGAATACAATGCGTGCGCCAATTCGAAACTTTGCGGATCGTTTCCGCCGACCACTTTTGGAATTGCATTGGCCGTAAAGTTGGGGTTGCCGGGATCTTCCCGCTCGGGACTGTAGGCCAGAAAGAAATCGCGGCCGGCCGTTAAGCCTGTTGCTTCGAGGATCGGCTTCACGACATCGCGGGTCGTGCCAGGATAAGTGGTGCTTTCCAGCACGATCAACTGATTCGGCCGCAATGTCTTCGCGATTTGCTCGGCTGTACCAGCCACGTACGAAAGGTCGGGGTCGCGGCTGTCGCTGAGCGGCGTCGGCACGCAAATCAAAATACAATCGGCCTCGCCCAGCCGCGACATTTGCGCCGTCGGCTCGAATCTGCCCGAACTCACCCAGTCGCTAATCCAACTGGCGGGAATATGCTTGATGTAGCTGTGCCCCGCCTGCAAGCACTTTATCTTTTCGGCATCCACATCAAAGCCAAGCGTCGGGAAGCCGGCGCGGTGGAATGAGCGGATCAGGGGCAGCCCCACATAGCCTAGTCCAACCACGCCGACCTTGGCTGCTTTCTTGCTGATACGTTGATGAAGCGAATTCATGATGATCGAGGAATGGAAGTCTGGACAAGAGTCAACGAATTGGAATAGTATATGGCACGCTGGCGTATTGCCTGCCCACATCGCGGTAGGCTGAAACTTTTATCATACCATCCACGGTTGTCGCTCGTCGAAGGCTCGTCCACGATTCCCCCCCACCGCCACGACAATCCCGGAATTTTCGGCAAAATCGTCCCTCTTGGTGAATCGCTGGGCTTTGCGTTAAGATGATGGACTTGGATTCTGGGCGGTCTTTGGACCAACCAGGCGCGGGCTGGGTAGGCCGCCGCGAGCGGATCGCGGCCGGTTGGAACAGACTGTTTTACGAGGCTTTATCTGCGGGGAGTCGGCTGCGGTGCAAATCAACATCACCTCCAGGCACGGACACTTGAGTGCCGCGACACGATCGAAAATCGCCGCCAAGGTGGCACGATTGGAGCGGTACTTCGAGCGCGTCACCGCCATTGAAGTGACCGTGGACTTGGAACACGAAACCACGCCCGTTGTCGATCTCCGCGTCGATGCCGAGCATAAGCACGATTTTGTCGCCACCGAGCAATCGGGCGATTTGTGGCGAAGTCTCGACGGCACGGTGCAAAAACTCGAACAACAATTGCGTAAGTATAAAGAGAAAGTGCAAGCTCGCGCGCGAAACCATGCGACCAAGCAAGAGGCCGCCGCGCGAGAAGCCTAAACGAGGTGTCGAGGTTTGAGGGTACCAAGATCAGCCATGGAAGCGGATATTTCTCACCGCATTGACTGATCGCTGCCCCCTGAACCCCGATCCCTGCGTTCAGAAAGGACAAATCATCTATGAAGTTTGCCGACTTTGTCAGTCGTGAAGCAATCCGAGCGGACCTGCATGCGGAGGATAAGGAAGGGTTAATTCGCGAAACGACGCAAGCACTGTTGGACGCCGGCAAGATTGCTTCCGGCGAATTGGACAGCATCACTCGCGCCATCATGAAACGGGAAGAGTTAGGCAGCACCGGCATCGGTCGCGGCGTAGCCGTGCCGCACACGAAACATCCCAGCGTCAGCCAATTGCTGGGAACCGTCGCCGTCAGCCAACAAGGCGTTGATTTCGACAGCCTCGATGGCGAAAAGGTGCAACTATTTTTTTTATTGATTTCGCCTCCCGATCGGCCGGGCGAACATTTGCGGGCGCTGGAAAACATCTCGCGCCAATTGCGGAACGACACTTTCTGCAAGTTCCTCAAGCAAGCAAAATCGGCGGACGAAATCTGGCAACTGTTGGTGGAAGCCGACAATAATCAATTTGGTAGTTAAGCGACAGGCGTTTAGGTGATCTGGATGTTTTGGCGCCTGGCATCCGAACGATAGCTCCAGACGCTTCAACTCCTGGACACCCAGACACCCAAGAATGAGCGACGAACAAGCCTGCTGCACCGCCGTAGTGAAGCACCCGCTGGGAATTCACTTGCGTCCGGCAAGCTTGATCGTTGGACTGGCGAAGAAATATCAGGCCAAGATTGAAATCGTACGCGACCGGCAGCGCGTCGATGGCCGGAGCATCCTCGATTTGCTCACGATGGCCATCGAACAAGGGAGCGAGGTCCGAATCGAAGCAATCGGTCCCGACGCCGAAGAGGCCGCGACCGCCTTGGCAGAATTGATCGCCAGCGACTTTGCGGACGACGAACAAGAACCGAAACAAACCCAGGGCTAGCCGGCCGGCGCGATCGACGAATCGTCTTGCGCTACACCGGTCGTGCCCACTCGGCAAGGAAAGCTGGTCATGCCGGGCCAAAACGCACGTTGACGCCGAGCCCGTAAGCGGCGAATCCAATCACCAACCCGCGCCGTCGGCGCATCGGCAAATCTTGCCGCAGAACGGATTCCCCTCCTACCACACTCGCCGATTAACCTGCCGAATCAAGGCCCGCGGCCGTTTTCGACCGATCGCGGCAGTTGCGCGAAATCGCATCCGCCGTCCGATCGGTTGCCGTGTGACACCGAACAACGGATCCCATGCAGCGACTTCAAGGGATTGCCGTTTCACCGGGAGTCGCCATCGGCGAAGCCTTGGTGATGGGCACCGAGGGATTCCGCATCCCGCGGCGGTTCGTTTCGCGCGATGCGGTTGACGAAGAACTGGATCGGTTTGGCAAAGCAGTCCATGCCGCGGCGGTCGAAATCCAGCATAATCGCGATGCGGTCGCCAAAGAGTTGGGTCGGCAGTATGCCATCATCTTCGACGCTCATCTGCAAATACTCACCGACCCCAAGCTGCGGTCGGAATTGGAGAGCATGATCCGCGACCGGCATTATTCGCCGGAGTACGCAATCAGCCGAACGATGCGCCGCTATGCCAAAGTGTTCCAACAACTTCCTGGCGGCAGCCTAGCCGAACGCACCAGCGACATCTTTGACGTGGAAAAGCGGTTATTGCGGAATCTGCTCGGCCGCCGCCGCGAAGAACTGTCGAAGCTCACTTCGCCGGTCGTGATTCTAGCGCACGATCTGACTCCCAGCGAGACCGCAAATCTCGACCGCAAATTCGTCCGCGGCTTTGTGACCGAAATCGGCGGTCCCGGCAGTCATACGGCGATCGTCGCCGAAGGGATGGAAATTCCTGCGGTAGTCGGCGTCGGACCGTTCGTCACCGACGTTTCCGGAGGCG
This region of Pirellulales bacterium genomic DNA includes:
- a CDS encoding PTS sugar transporter subunit IIA → MKFADFVSREAIRADLHAEDKEGLIRETTQALLDAGKIASGELDSITRAIMKREELGSTGIGRGVAVPHTKHPSVSQLLGTVAVSQQGVDFDSLDGEKVQLFFLLISPPDRPGEHLRALENISRQLRNDTFCKFLKQAKSADEIWQLLVEADNNQFGS
- a CDS encoding HPr family phosphocarrier protein encodes the protein MSDEQACCTAVVKHPLGIHLRPASLIVGLAKKYQAKIEIVRDRQRVDGRSILDLLTMAIEQGSEVRIEAIGPDAEEAATALAELIASDFADDEQEPKQTQG
- a CDS encoding nucleotide sugar dehydrogenase, which translates into the protein MWAGNTPACHILFQFVDSCPDFHSSIIMNSLHQRISKKAAKVGVVGLGYVGLPLIRSFHRAGFPTLGFDVDAEKIKCLQAGHSYIKHIPASWISDWVSSGRFEPTAQMSRLGEADCILICVPTPLSDSRDPDLSYVAGTAEQIAKTLRPNQLIVLESTTYPGTTRDVVKPILEATGLTAGRDFFLAYSPEREDPGNPNFTANAIPKVVGGNDPQSFELAHALYSLAVDKTIPVSSCEVAEACKILENTYRAVNIAMVNELKMLFDRMGLDIWEVIEAAKTKPFGFQAFYPGPGLGGHCIPIDPFYLTWLARKNGLTTRFIELAGEVNAFMPQYVVQRLSEALNEQGKPIKGSNISLLGMAYKKDVDDPRESPSFTLMELLLARGAELTYNDPHVPRLPKMRHHEVPDLSSQELTAKYLAAQDCVLIATDHSAYDYDFIVEHSQLVIDTRNATKHVREQREKIRNA
- the raiA gene encoding ribosome-associated translation inhibitor RaiA; the encoded protein is MQINITSRHGHLSAATRSKIAAKVARLERYFERVTAIEVTVDLEHETTPVVDLRVDAEHKHDFVATEQSGDLWRSLDGTVQKLEQQLRKYKEKVQARARNHATKQEAAAREA